ATCGGCCATACAGAAATAGAAGTAGTTAAAAAACCTGTGGTTGGAATAATTTCAACAGGCGATGAAGTAGTACCTGCATCGTGCATGCCTGAATCCGGAAAAATCAGGGATGTGAACACCCATACTCTTTGGAACATGACAATCAGAAACGGGGGAATCCCGGTTTTCGTAGGGCTTGTCAGGGATGATTATGATGAAATCCTTAAAGCTTGTGAAAATGGCCTCACCCAATGTGACATGCTCCTTATTTCCGGAGGAAGCTCGATCGGAGCCAGGGATTATACCCTTGACATAATAAAGAAACTCACCATGGACAACATACTGGTACAGGGGGTTTCAATGAGTCCGGGCAAGCCTGTCATACTTGGAAAAGCCGGAAACAGGCAGATATGGGGACTTCCGGGGCATGTCGCATCGGCAATGATTGTATTCCACACACTCGTAAGGCCATTTTTGAACAGGCTCGAAGGACTCGCAAACGATGAATCAGTAAAAATCCCTGCGATCCTGACTAAAAATGTGGCTTCTGCCAACGGAAGAACAGATTTTATCAGAGTCAGGCTCAAATATGAAAAAGACCGCGTTCTTGCAGAACCTGTCATTGGAAAATCCGGGATATTGCTCACAATTGTCAAATCAGACGGAATAATCGAAATAGACAGAAACTGCGAAGGACTGAAACAGGGCAGTCAGGTTTTTGTGACACTGCTTGGGCATTGATGAAGTCATAATTAAGTCCATTTGCCAAGGCCGCAAAAAGTACGATTTCCGTCATTATGGATGGGTCTGTCCCGGTGAAAACCTATGCCTTAATCCGCAAGCATCTGAAAATACACATATGCTGATCAAGTCAGGCATGATACTGAAACCCTTTTTGAATTTTTGCTGGACCATCATTTTTTTAAAGAAAGGATACTTATGGAAAGAAAAATTTATCTGAACATGCTGAGCATAGATGAAGCAAAGACAAAAATCCTTGAATCCTTTCCATATACGATTAAAGAATCAGAAACCGTTCCTGTTCTTGAAAGCGTAGGAAGAATACTTGCAAGCCCGGTAAGGGCTAAATATTCTCATCCGTCCTGCCATAGCGCCGCAATGGACGGGATCGCAGTCAGCGCTGAAAAAGCATACTCTGCTTCAGATCATTCCCCTGTCATTCTTACTCCGGGAGTGGACGCTTTTTTTATAAACACGGGCCATAAACTTCCCGAAGAAACCAATGCTGTTATAATGATGGAGAATCTGAACAATACGGACGAAGGGGGAATAGAGATCATAGCCCCTGCTTTTCCGTGGCAGCACGTTAGAAAAATGGGAGAGGACATTGTTGCAGGCGAACTCATTTTCCCAACAAATCATGAGATAACCCCTTATTGCCTCGCAGCCTTGATTACAGGCGGCATAACAGATATCAAGGTCAGGAAACAGCCAAAAATACTTGTGATTCCAACAGGGAACGAACTCATAGACTTTGAGTTACAACCCCAGGACATGCCTTTGAATGGAAACGCACTTGAATGCAATTCCCATGTTCTTGTCAGACTCGCTGAAAAAGCAGGTGCCAAGGCAGAAAGACACAGCATAGTCAAAGACAAACTAGAATCAATCAGCGCAACTGTCACAGAAGCTTACAAAAATGGCTTTGATATCGTTCTAACCATAGGAGGATCATCGGCAGGTTCAGAGGATTATGCCCACCACGCGGCATCAGAGCTTGGCGAGACTCTTGTTCACGGAGTCACTATGATGCCAGGAAAACCCCTTCTTGCAGCCTCCATAAACGGCAAGCCCTTCTTCGGAATTCCAGGTTACCCGGTTTCAGCGATACTTTCCTTTGAGACTTTTGTCGTTCCCCTTATCTACTCACTTCAGGGAAAAACATATCCTGAAAGACCTACGATTAGAGTAAAGCCAACAAGAAAGCTAAGCTCAAAACTTGGGGTCGAGGAATTCGTGAGGGTCAAGCTGGGCAGGGTTGGGGAAAACATAATTGCTACACCACTACCAAGGGGAGCTGGACAGATAACATCAATAGCCCAGGCGAGCGGAATCATAAGAATTCCCTCAAACTGCGAAGGTTTCCCTGAAAACGCGGAAATAATGGCTGAACGCCTGAAACCTGAATCAGAAATAAACAGCACAGTGGTTGTAATCGGAAGCCACGACAACACGCTGGATCTTCTGTCAGATATGCTCAGGGCAAAATCAGGGTTCACTCTGTCTTCAAGCAATGTCGGAAGCATGGGTGGACTTACGGCAATAAGAAAAGATTCATGCCATATTGCAGGAAGCCATCTCCTTAACACAGAAACAGGCGAGTACAACATCAGCTGTATAAAAAAATATCTGCCTGACACGGAAGTCAAGGTTATAAATCTGGTCATAAGACAGCAGGGGCTGATAATAAAGAAAGGAAATCCCAAGAATATTTCCGGCATAGCTGATCTTGCGAGAAATGACATAACTTTCATAAACAGACAGGCAGGCGCAGGAACAAGGGTGCTGCTTGACTACGAAATCAAAAGAGCTTCGATTGCTCCGAACAGCATAAAAGGCTACGAAAACGAGGAATACACCCATATGGCGGTTGCTGCCGCTGTTATGAGCGGACGCGCTGATGCCGGAATGGGAATAAGAGCGGCTGCAAATGCCCTTGATCTTGATTTCATCCCTGTTACAAACGAACAGTACGATCTTGTCATTCCTGAGAAATATTTTAATTCGAATATGATTCAGAGTGTGCTGGAAATAATAAACTCCGATGAATTCAAGTCCGAAGTCATGAAACTTGGAGGGTATGACACTGACATGACAGGAAGAACAATTATATAAAGACTGAAGGTCTATTACAAATCTAAATCAATATTGCATTGATTCGAATGGTCTCGGGCGAGGGGCAGGTACGCATAATAGACTGTTATTAAAACAATAAACTTTTTTAGTAATTTGGGGGAACTTTTTTACAACAAGTTCCCCCAAAAAATGTAACTCAAAAATGATTTGTTTTTAGGTTTCAATATTTGGCAAGGTCGCAAAAAGTCCGATTTCCGTCATTCAGGCGCAGGCCGGAATCCAGAACTATCTGAAATAACTGGATACCTGATCAAGTCCGGCATGACCTCGAATCCCTTTTTTGACTTTTTGTGAGTCCATCAATCCTGATCACATACTATATTATACCGAAGTTCCTGAGGGTCTCGTCCTTTGGAATGCCGTTTGAATCATATCCCCTGAGCCTGTAATACCGGTCAAGAAGTTTTTCCAGAGGAACAACAAGTTTGTCAGGGTCACATGGTCTGCCTTCCTTCAGCATTCTCGGAGGCAGGGTGTCATCTTTCCGTGTAACGCCTTCCCTTGTATTCATATATCTTTCAAGAACCTGAATCCTGTCACCAGCTTTCAGAAACTCGGCACTGGACATTTTAATGCCTGTGACCGAGCTCCAAAGCTGTGGATAAAGGCTGAAGTCCATGAGAGCTATGGCAAGCTGGGGAATATTCTGCATGAGTATTCCGAGCGTGGTATCAGGCGTGAACCTTGATAGCGGAGGCTCAAGCGTATAGGAATACATCGTGAACTGGCATGTCTGCAATGAATTGATACCATTTGTAAGGCTTTCAAAGAATTTCACGAACTCGGCTTTTGCCCTGATACTCTTCGGGCTCAGAAGACCGAAAAAAACCTCGAGTGCGACAAGATAAGCCGAAAGATGGCAGGCGCCCCTGTTTGCAACGGCATAGGCAAGTCCCTGGCCAAAGCTTCCGCGAGGATCATAGGCTGCCATCTCAAGTCCCTTGACATGAATTGCAAAATCCTTTCCGCCGTATTTTTCGGAAAGAGCCCTTGAGCCAAGGCCAAGTTCCTGCCCCTTGTCCCTTGCATACCCAATATCATGGAGCATTTCCGCAATGCCTGCCTTTTCTCCAAATCTCAGGCCTGCGTCAAATATGCCCTTTTCGGCAGCCTCCATTGCCCAGGCCATTGTTCCACCTGCGGAAATGGTGTCCATACCCATTTTACCGCAGATGTCGTTCCATTCAGCAATAATTTCGGGGTCAAATATTCCGATATTGGAACCCATCAGGGCTGTTGTTTCAAATTCAGGAACAGCCCTCTTTTTGCCGCCGAAATCGCCTTTATGGCCGCACAGAATAGTGCATGGTTTGCAAGTATGATATTGGGTGTTATGAGCCTCGCTTATCACTTCGCCGGACAGTTTATATGCCCTGTCATCACGACCATTTGAAAAATTGTTTACAGGCAGAATCCCCGCCGAATTGTTCAGATTGACGTTGGCGTTAGTTCCGTATTTCCTCAGAAAGAATGAAGACATCTCGTTCTGGTTGATATATTTTGTCCCGCGCTTTTTAGCCTTTTCAAATTTTTTGGAGTTAACAGGCTGAATCTGGAATTTACCGCCATTTGCAACAACAGCCTTGACATTTTTGGAACCCATGACAGCGCCAAGACCGCCGCGCCCAAGAAATCTGTGACCTGAAGCGATATTGGCGTATTTTACAAGGTTCTCTCCGGCAGGGCCTATTGCCATTACTCCGGCTTTTTTTGCGGAAAGTTTTTTCTGGGTTTCCTCTGTATCAAGTCCCCATAATTCAGAGGCATCATGAAAGGTTATTCCGTCGCTGTCAATTTCAAGCCAGACAGGAGTTTCGGATTTACCTTTCAGAATCAGTCCGTCCCATCCGGCTGTCTTTAGCTGCATTCCAAATGGTCCGCCGCATGAGGAAGATGAAAAAAGTCCGGTTAAGGGAGATTTTGAGACGGCATGAAAACGGCCGGAGCAAGGACCTCCCGTCCCAAGAAGAACCCCGGGCATAACTGCAAGCATGTTATCTGAACCCAGGGGATCAGCTCCGGGCTGCATCCTGTCAAAAAGAAGCTTAAGGCCTAACCCCTTTGCGCCCAGGTAGAGCCTTCTTTCATCTTCCTTGACATTGTAAACCGAATATTTTCTCGATGTAAGATCCACTTCAAGGACTCTGTTAGAAGTCCCGAGTATCACATCCTTTTTAGTTTCTTCCATATGTGCCCCTTTATTCATAAGCTTTTTTCAAAATGCCGAGCGCATCATCGAAATCCATCTCAACAGGATTCATGGTAACAGACCCATCATTTATCGCGGTTCGCGCAATCTGGCCAAGTTTGTCCTTTGGAACTCCGGCATCCTTCAGGGTCATTGGGAGTTTGCAGATCTCGTTAAGTTCGCGCTGGAGCTTTCTTATTGCTTCTACTGTTTTAGCGGCACGGTCAGCGGACGCTGTTTTAACATATTCCTCAGGCCCAGCTACTGCCAGAAGAAGTTCTCCGATATTTTCGGAACACTTGGACATATTATATTCAAGGCAGTGGGGAAGAAAAATTGACATGGCAAGCCCGTGAGGGACATGGCAGACAGCGCCTGTCGCATGGCCCAGGGAATGAACTATACCAACCATGGAGTTTGAAAAAGCGGCTCCTGCCATACATGCGGCATTTGCCATGGCGAGTCTTGCTTCGGAATCTTTTCCGTTTTTAACGGCATTTATAAGATTTTTTCTGACAAGATTTATGGCAGCTATTGCATGGACATCACTCAAAGGATTTTTCTGAAGGCATATATAAGCTTCCACCGAGTGTGTAAGAGCGTCCATTCCTGTTGCAGCCGTTATGTGCGGCGGCATGGTAAGGGTCATGCGCGGATCAAGAATTGCGGCCTTTGGAAGCAGATGCTTGGACGCAAAAGCCATTTTAACATTTTTTTCAGGATTAGAGATTACAGCGACAAGAGTCACCTCGCTTCCTGTTCCTGAGGTTGTGGGTATTACTATAAGAGGCTTCATCGGCTTCTTGAGCATTTCAGCGCCCATGAATTTCATCAGATCATCCGCTTCTTCTGTAATAACTATATTGACGCCCTTGGCCGTATCAATTGGAGACCCGCCGCCAACAGCCACAATCGAGTCACATTTGTTCTGACGGTAAATCTTTACAATATCATTAACAACGCCCACTGAAGAGTCAGGAGGAACATCATCATATATGGCTCCGATTGTCATATCCGAACTTCCGAAAGCGCTAACTACAAGATCAACAAGACCAGCGCCCACGACACCCTTATCGGTAATGATAATTGGCCTTTTTGCTCCGGCCTGTTCCAGTTCGTAAGGGAGATTATCGAGAGCCTTATGGCCTGAAACAATTTTTACAGGATTATAGAATTCATAAAATGAAGGCAGCATC
Above is a genomic segment from Desulforegula conservatrix Mb1Pa containing:
- a CDS encoding iron-containing alcohol dehydrogenase, with the translated sequence MLPSFYEFYNPVKIVSGHKALDNLPYELEQAGAKRPIIITDKGVVGAGLVDLVVSAFGSSDMTIGAIYDDVPPDSSVGVVNDIVKIYRQNKCDSIVAVGGGSPIDTAKGVNIVITEEADDLMKFMGAEMLKKPMKPLIVIPTTSGTGSEVTLVAVISNPEKNVKMAFASKHLLPKAAILDPRMTLTMPPHITAATGMDALTHSVEAYICLQKNPLSDVHAIAAINLVRKNLINAVKNGKDSEARLAMANAACMAGAAFSNSMVGIVHSLGHATGAVCHVPHGLAMSIFLPHCLEYNMSKCSENIGELLLAVAGPEEYVKTASADRAAKTVEAIRKLQRELNEICKLPMTLKDAGVPKDKLGQIARTAINDGSVTMNPVEMDFDDALGILKKAYE
- a CDS encoding molybdopterin biosynthesis protein; translated protein: MERKIYLNMLSIDEAKTKILESFPYTIKESETVPVLESVGRILASPVRAKYSHPSCHSAAMDGIAVSAEKAYSASDHSPVILTPGVDAFFINTGHKLPEETNAVIMMENLNNTDEGGIEIIAPAFPWQHVRKMGEDIVAGELIFPTNHEITPYCLAALITGGITDIKVRKQPKILVIPTGNELIDFELQPQDMPLNGNALECNSHVLVRLAEKAGAKAERHSIVKDKLESISATVTEAYKNGFDIVLTIGGSSAGSEDYAHHAASELGETLVHGVTMMPGKPLLAASINGKPFFGIPGYPVSAILSFETFVVPLIYSLQGKTYPERPTIRVKPTRKLSSKLGVEEFVRVKLGRVGENIIATPLPRGAGQITSIAQASGIIRIPSNCEGFPENAEIMAERLKPESEINSTVVVIGSHDNTLDLLSDMLRAKSGFTLSSSNVGSMGGLTAIRKDSCHIAGSHLLNTETGEYNISCIKKYLPDTEVKVINLVIRQQGLIIKKGNPKNISGIADLARNDITFINRQAGAGTRVLLDYEIKRASIAPNSIKGYENEEYTHMAVAAAVMSGRADAGMGIRAAANALDLDFIPVTNEQYDLVIPEKYFNSNMIQSVLEIINSDEFKSEVMKLGGYDTDMTGRTII
- a CDS encoding aldehyde ferredoxin oxidoreductase family protein; translation: MEETKKDVILGTSNRVLEVDLTSRKYSVYNVKEDERRLYLGAKGLGLKLLFDRMQPGADPLGSDNMLAVMPGVLLGTGGPCSGRFHAVSKSPLTGLFSSSSCGGPFGMQLKTAGWDGLILKGKSETPVWLEIDSDGITFHDASELWGLDTEETQKKLSAKKAGVMAIGPAGENLVKYANIASGHRFLGRGGLGAVMGSKNVKAVVANGGKFQIQPVNSKKFEKAKKRGTKYINQNEMSSFFLRKYGTNANVNLNNSAGILPVNNFSNGRDDRAYKLSGEVISEAHNTQYHTCKPCTILCGHKGDFGGKKRAVPEFETTALMGSNIGIFDPEIIAEWNDICGKMGMDTISAGGTMAWAMEAAEKGIFDAGLRFGEKAGIAEMLHDIGYARDKGQELGLGSRALSEKYGGKDFAIHVKGLEMAAYDPRGSFGQGLAYAVANRGACHLSAYLVALEVFFGLLSPKSIRAKAEFVKFFESLTNGINSLQTCQFTMYSYTLEPPLSRFTPDTTLGILMQNIPQLAIALMDFSLYPQLWSSVTGIKMSSAEFLKAGDRIQVLERYMNTREGVTRKDDTLPPRMLKEGRPCDPDKLVVPLEKLLDRYYRLRGYDSNGIPKDETLRNFGII
- a CDS encoding molybdopterin molybdotransferase MoeA — encoded protein: MHKEFLTLSNIKDVLGLSSLFKPGETEKASLENCLGRVTASDIFSNENIPPFDKSTVDGFAVTSSSTFGSSEGNPSSLAYIKDSVRTGSVPEFSIKHGEAAKIQTGGMIPKGSDAVVMLEHAEIIGSDMLEVFRPAAPGSNIIYKGDDIKAGDLAIPGGTRLRAQEAGILAAIGHTEIEVVKKPVVGIISTGDEVVPASCMPESGKIRDVNTHTLWNMTIRNGGIPVFVGLVRDDYDEILKACENGLTQCDMLLISGGSSIGARDYTLDIIKKLTMDNILVQGVSMSPGKPVILGKAGNRQIWGLPGHVASAMIVFHTLVRPFLNRLEGLANDESVKIPAILTKNVASANGRTDFIRVRLKYEKDRVLAEPVIGKSGILLTIVKSDGIIEIDRNCEGLKQGSQVFVTLLGH